A part of Streptomyces sp. NBC_01451 genomic DNA contains:
- the folP gene encoding dihydropteroate synthase yields the protein MSTTESPAARRPGTCPRPEGLPRPDRCLVMGILNVTPDSFSDGGLYARTRQAIDRGLELAAQGADIVDVGGESTRPGARPVAVAEELARTVPVVSELARAGVRVSIDTMHAPVARAAVEAGACLVNDVSGGLADPDMAPAIAAAGVPYVATHWRAPSREMDRHAEYRDVVAEVAAELDARVRQLTAQGIDPARLVLDPGLGFSKRTEHDWTLLAGLGTLRQLGFPLLVGASRKRFIGAALANGGAGDVPPGGRDQATAAVSALAAAAGAFCVRVHDVRASLDAVRMAAAYAAPRS from the coding sequence ATGTCAACCACGGAAAGCCCGGCCGCCCGGCGGCCGGGGACATGTCCACGGCCGGAGGGACTGCCCCGGCCGGACCGGTGTCTGGTGATGGGCATCCTCAACGTGACACCCGACTCCTTCTCCGACGGCGGCCTGTACGCGCGGACCCGGCAGGCGATCGACCGAGGGCTGGAGCTTGCCGCCCAGGGCGCGGACATCGTCGACGTGGGCGGCGAGTCGACCCGGCCGGGAGCTCGGCCCGTGGCCGTGGCCGAGGAACTGGCCCGGACCGTCCCGGTGGTGAGTGAACTCGCCCGCGCCGGGGTGCGCGTGAGCATCGACACGATGCACGCCCCCGTGGCCCGGGCCGCCGTCGAAGCGGGAGCGTGTCTGGTCAACGACGTCAGCGGCGGTCTGGCCGACCCGGACATGGCGCCGGCGATCGCCGCGGCCGGCGTCCCGTACGTCGCCACGCACTGGCGTGCGCCCAGCCGGGAGATGGACCGCCACGCCGAGTACCGTGACGTCGTCGCCGAGGTCGCGGCCGAACTCGACGCGCGGGTGAGGCAGTTGACGGCCCAGGGGATCGACCCGGCCCGCCTCGTCCTCGACCCCGGACTCGGCTTCTCCAAACGGACCGAGCACGACTGGACGCTCCTGGCCGGCCTGGGGACTCTGCGGCAACTGGGGTTCCCCCTGCTCGTCGGCGCGTCGAGAAAACGCTTCATCGGCGCGGCCCTCGCGAACGGAGGGGCCGGCGACGTGCCGCCCGGAGGGCGGGACCAGGCGACGGCCGCCGTCTCCGCGCTCGCCGCCGCGGCGGGAGCGTTCTGCGTCCGCGTGCACGACGTCCGCGCGAGCCTCGACGCGGTGCGCATGGCCGCCGCGTACGCGGCGCCCCGATCGTGA
- a CDS encoding aminomethyl transferase family protein produces the protein MTIPSLQDGIDKAGSAINLLWKPGAEPWTPEVVEREYSGWRQEQTAWHDGVALLNLSHHMYDMWIEGPDATRALADHGANNFEKFAIGQAKQYVPVTRSGHIVTDGILAREGENKYLLTGIPAAQHWVQYHAEKGGYDVGFVTDPSSAFRQGGGDPKLFRYQIQGPLAAELVERAFGGPLPETKFFHSTAVTLDGRPLRALRHGMAGQAGFEFSGLWEHAAYVHEKFLKTGEPLGLVQVGALAYTTPSVESGWIPSPVPGIYTDPELLDYRRQLPLFGIEGKRPLNGSHFSEDIEDYYVSPYELGYGKMISFNHDFIGRDALEKARDEVRRTKVTLVLDPDDVRRVLGDGEDPGFVLTYARHRVETAAGLVGTTMQTASIDPVGTVLAQTLIDSEHAAPGTEVTVVWGEHPGAGTDPEADLGFPRIRATVQPSPFNQHARTLYRRDR, from the coding sequence ATGACAATCCCCTCCCTCCAGGACGGCATCGACAAGGCCGGATCGGCGATCAATCTGCTGTGGAAGCCGGGCGCCGAGCCGTGGACCCCCGAGGTGGTCGAGCGCGAGTACTCCGGCTGGCGCCAGGAGCAGACCGCGTGGCACGACGGCGTGGCCCTGCTCAACCTCTCGCACCACATGTACGACATGTGGATCGAGGGCCCGGACGCCACGCGGGCGCTGGCCGACCACGGTGCCAACAACTTCGAGAAGTTCGCCATCGGCCAGGCCAAGCAGTACGTGCCGGTCACCCGGAGCGGCCACATCGTCACCGACGGGATCCTCGCCCGCGAGGGCGAGAACAAGTACCTGCTCACCGGCATCCCGGCCGCGCAGCACTGGGTGCAGTACCACGCGGAGAAGGGCGGCTACGACGTCGGATTCGTCACCGACCCGTCCTCCGCCTTCCGCCAGGGCGGCGGCGACCCGAAACTGTTCCGCTACCAGATCCAGGGCCCGCTGGCCGCGGAACTGGTCGAGCGCGCCTTCGGCGGACCGCTGCCGGAGACGAAGTTCTTCCACTCCACCGCGGTCACCCTCGACGGACGTCCCCTTCGCGCCCTGCGCCACGGCATGGCAGGCCAGGCCGGTTTCGAGTTCAGCGGCCTCTGGGAGCACGCCGCGTACGTCCACGAGAAGTTCCTGAAGACCGGCGAGCCGCTCGGCCTGGTCCAGGTGGGCGCCCTGGCGTACACCACGCCGAGCGTGGAGAGCGGCTGGATCCCCTCTCCGGTGCCCGGCATCTACACCGACCCCGAACTGCTGGACTACCGCAGGCAGTTGCCCCTGTTCGGCATCGAGGGCAAACGTCCGCTGAACGGCAGCCACTTCAGCGAGGACATCGAGGACTACTACGTCTCCCCGTACGAGCTGGGCTACGGGAAGATGATCTCCTTCAACCACGACTTCATCGGGCGGGACGCCCTGGAGAAGGCCAGGGACGAGGTGCGCCGCACCAAGGTCACCCTCGTTCTCGACCCCGACGACGTACGCCGTGTCCTCGGCGACGGCGAGGACCCCGGATTCGTGCTCACCTACGCCCGCCACCGGGTGGAGACCGCCGCGGGTCTCGTCGGTACGACGATGCAGACCGCGTCGATCGACCCGGTGGGCACGGTCCTCGCGCAGACCCTGATCGACTCCGAGCACGCGGCACCGGGCACCGAGGTGACCGTGGTCTGGGGCGAGCACCCCGGTGCCGGCACCGACCCCGAGGCCGACCTCGGATTCCCCCGCATCCGTGCCACCGTGCAGCCCTCCCCGTTCAACCAGCACGCGCGCACCCTCTACCGCCGCGACCGCTGA
- a CDS encoding methylenetetrahydrofolate reductase, producing the protein MTPATTTRTTVSTSLLEDFSLEMTGKDIPKLEEASDSIPQGTRINVAFLGNEDLQMRLDAARAVKRLGFVPVPHISARRLGSRDDFERFLAGLHADGTSENVFVVGGDPAHPEGPYADSLSLIETGLLEQYGVRHVGVSGYPEGHPAIDGATLWSALCDKHVALAEQPLEGGIITQFGFDVDPVLAWVEEVRNRGIGLPVRIGVPGPAGVRRLMGYAARFGVGTSASVVRKYGFSLTNLMGTAGPDRFLHDLAEAHDPGRHGELKIHFYTFGGLKATSDWAARFRKESLA; encoded by the coding sequence ATGACTCCCGCCACCACGACACGAACAACGGTCAGCACGTCACTGCTTGAGGACTTCTCCCTGGAGATGACGGGGAAGGACATCCCCAAACTGGAGGAAGCCAGCGACTCCATTCCCCAGGGCACCCGGATCAACGTCGCCTTCCTCGGCAACGAGGACCTGCAGATGCGCCTGGACGCCGCCCGGGCGGTCAAGCGGCTCGGGTTCGTGCCCGTACCGCACATATCCGCCCGCCGCCTCGGGTCGCGCGACGACTTCGAGCGCTTCCTGGCCGGGCTGCACGCCGACGGCACCTCCGAAAACGTGTTCGTCGTCGGGGGCGACCCGGCACACCCGGAGGGCCCCTACGCCGACTCCCTGTCGCTGATCGAGACCGGGCTGCTGGAGCAGTACGGAGTGCGCCACGTCGGCGTCAGCGGATATCCCGAAGGGCACCCCGCGATCGACGGCGCCACGCTCTGGTCCGCGCTGTGCGACAAGCACGTGGCACTCGCCGAGCAGCCCCTGGAGGGCGGCATCATCACGCAGTTCGGGTTCGACGTCGACCCGGTGCTCGCCTGGGTGGAAGAGGTCCGGAACCGCGGTATCGGGCTCCCGGTCAGGATCGGTGTGCCCGGTCCCGCCGGAGTGCGCCGGCTCATGGGGTACGCGGCGCGGTTCGGCGTCGGCACCAGCGCGTCGGTCGTCAGGAAGTACGGCTTCTCCCTGACCAACCTCATGGGCACCGCGGGCCCTGACCGATTCCTGCACGACCTCGCCGAGGCCCACGATCCGGGCCGCCACGGCGAACTGAAGATCCACTTCTATACGTTCGGCGGGCTCAAGGCCACCTCGGACTGGGCCGCCCGCTTCCGGAAGGAAAGCCTGGCATGA
- the purU gene encoding formyltetrahydrofolate deformylase — translation MTLTQDAPARTATGKPPVQQASLIVQGADATGIVAAVTTVLGGHGANIVSLDQYSDDPQGGAFFQRTVFGLDNLRVALPALRADLDQHLVNTFGLSYTLRDLSVPKRVAIFASKSDHCLLDLLWRHRQGQLPVTVAMVVSNHPDVADEVRGFGIPFFHVPCQGADKSAAEAEHLRLLRGNVDFVVLARYMQILSSDFIDNVGVPIINIHHSFLPAFIGAGPYAKAKQRGVKLVGATAHYVTQDLDEGPIIEQDVVRVTHAHTATDLTRRGADVERAVLSRAVLWHAEDRVIRDGNHTIVFA, via the coding sequence ATGACCCTCACGCAAGACGCCCCGGCCCGCACCGCAACGGGCAAGCCGCCCGTCCAGCAGGCCTCGCTCATCGTGCAGGGCGCCGACGCCACGGGCATCGTCGCCGCGGTGACAACCGTCCTCGGCGGTCACGGCGCCAACATCGTCTCCCTCGACCAGTACTCCGACGACCCGCAGGGCGGCGCCTTCTTCCAGCGCACCGTCTTCGGCCTGGACAACCTCCGGGTCGCGCTGCCCGCACTGCGGGCGGACCTCGACCAGCACCTCGTGAACACGTTCGGGCTGAGCTACACACTGCGCGACCTGTCGGTGCCCAAGCGGGTCGCGATCTTCGCCTCGAAGTCCGACCACTGCCTGCTCGACCTGCTCTGGCGCCACCGGCAGGGCCAACTCCCCGTCACCGTCGCCATGGTGGTCTCCAACCACCCCGATGTGGCCGACGAAGTACGCGGTTTCGGCATCCCCTTCTTCCACGTCCCCTGCCAGGGCGCCGACAAGTCCGCCGCCGAGGCCGAGCACCTGCGGCTGCTCCGGGGCAACGTCGACTTCGTCGTCCTCGCCCGCTACATGCAGATCCTCTCCAGCGACTTCATCGACAACGTCGGCGTCCCGATCATCAACATCCACCATTCCTTCCTGCCCGCCTTCATCGGCGCCGGCCCCTACGCCAAGGCCAAGCAGCGGGGAGTGAAACTCGTGGGCGCCACCGCCCACTACGTCACCCAGGACCTCGACGAGGGGCCGATCATCGAGCAGGACGTCGTCCGCGTCACCCACGCCCACACCGCCACCGACCTCACCCGTCGCGGCGCCGACGTGGAACGAGCGGTGCTCTCCCGCGCCGTGCTGTGGCACGCCGAGGACCGCGTCATCCGCGACGGCAACCACACCATCGTCTTCGCCTGA
- a CDS encoding bifunctional 5,10-methylenetetrahydrofolate dehydrogenase/5,10-methenyltetrahydrofolate cyclohydrolase: MTTTINGTTIAQRIRTQVAEEVATAAGSGRVPGLATILVGDDPASAVYVAAKRRAIKEAGMRDFHRFLPQHATQDDVARVIDELAADPRVSGILLQLPLPRQLDAATLIDRIPVTKDVDGLTTASAGLLARGERGLRPCTPSGVIELLDAEDVPIKGARVAVVGWGELVGKPLTHLLLRRGATVTVAHEFTTDLAAVTRPADIVVVATGVRGLIGPEHVGPGAVVIDVGIHRTPAGLSGDVRSAELDGIAGRITPVPGGVGPMTIAMLMVNTLRAAQWGAEREAVVA; this comes from the coding sequence ATGACCACCACCATCAACGGCACCACCATCGCCCAGCGGATCCGCACACAGGTCGCCGAGGAGGTCGCCACCGCCGCGGGTTCGGGGAGGGTTCCCGGCCTGGCCACCATCCTGGTCGGCGACGATCCGGCCAGCGCCGTGTACGTCGCCGCCAAACGGCGCGCCATCAAGGAAGCCGGCATGCGCGATTTCCACCGTTTCCTGCCCCAGCACGCCACCCAGGACGACGTGGCCCGGGTGATCGACGAACTGGCCGCCGACCCGCGGGTCTCCGGCATCCTGCTCCAGCTCCCGCTGCCCCGGCAGCTCGACGCGGCCACGCTGATCGACCGCATACCCGTCACCAAGGACGTCGACGGCCTCACCACCGCCAGCGCGGGCCTGCTGGCCCGGGGCGAGCGCGGCCTGCGCCCCTGCACACCCAGCGGCGTCATCGAACTCCTCGACGCCGAGGACGTTCCCATCAAGGGCGCCCGCGTCGCCGTGGTCGGCTGGGGCGAACTCGTCGGCAAGCCCCTGACCCACCTGCTGCTGCGGCGCGGAGCGACCGTGACCGTCGCTCACGAGTTCACCACCGACCTCGCGGCCGTCACCCGGCCCGCCGACATCGTCGTGGTCGCCACCGGCGTCCGCGGCCTCATCGGCCCCGAACACGTCGGACCCGGCGCGGTCGTCATCGACGTGGGCATCCACCGCACCCCCGCCGGCCTGAGCGGCGACGTCCGGTCCGCCGAGCTCGACGGCATCGCCGGTCGCATCACTCCGGTCCCCGGCGGTGTGGGTCCCATGACCATAGCCATGCTCATGGTCAACACCCTGCGCGCGGCTCAATGGGGCGCCGAACGCGAGGCCGTCGTGGCCTGA
- a CDS encoding chorismate-binding protein produces MERLAPMALLGGHLATGLMDVTSDPSALDSEGFWTVVADFEGHLTCARFSDVRQAEGHVLPAAPWRGPGAGTWSTSLDRVAYTNGVTRIREHIAAGEVYQANLCRVLSAPVAGDADVAALAGLLARHNPAPYAGVIRIPGHGIEVATASPELFVRRAGRSIASGPIKGTGRTEADLLEKDYAENVMIVDLVRNDLGRVCVPGSVAVPELCAVERHPGLVHLVSTVHGRLRDGAGWPELLAATFPPGSVTGAPKESALRIIAALETSARGPYCGGIGWVDADRGRGELAVGIRTFWIDRSAGLLRFGTGAGITWGSEPEREWRETELKARRLLSIASSTEEIRSGSRNEELKRSSHVG; encoded by the coding sequence ATGGAGCGGCTCGCGCCCATGGCGCTTCTCGGCGGGCATCTCGCGACGGGCCTCATGGACGTCACCAGCGATCCCTCGGCGCTGGACTCCGAGGGCTTCTGGACTGTCGTGGCCGATTTCGAGGGTCACCTGACGTGCGCCAGGTTCAGCGACGTACGACAGGCCGAGGGCCACGTCCTGCCGGCTGCGCCGTGGCGCGGGCCGGGTGCCGGGACGTGGTCCACCTCGCTCGACCGTGTCGCTTACACGAACGGGGTGACGCGTATCCGCGAGCACATCGCCGCGGGTGAGGTCTACCAGGCGAACCTCTGCCGGGTCCTGTCCGCGCCGGTCGCGGGGGACGCCGATGTCGCGGCGCTGGCCGGACTGCTGGCGCGGCACAACCCGGCACCGTACGCCGGTGTCATTCGCATCCCCGGGCACGGCATCGAGGTGGCCACCGCCTCCCCGGAACTCTTCGTGCGGCGCGCCGGCAGGAGCATCGCGTCGGGCCCCATCAAGGGAACCGGCCGGACCGAGGCGGACCTGTTGGAGAAGGACTACGCGGAGAACGTGATGATCGTCGACCTGGTCCGCAACGACCTCGGCCGCGTCTGTGTTCCCGGTTCCGTGGCCGTCCCCGAGCTGTGCGCCGTGGAGAGGCATCCAGGGCTCGTCCACCTCGTGTCCACCGTGCACGGGCGACTGCGCGACGGTGCGGGCTGGCCCGAGCTGCTGGCGGCGACGTTCCCGCCCGGATCGGTCACGGGGGCTCCCAAGGAGAGCGCCCTGCGGATCATCGCCGCACTGGAGACGTCGGCGCGCGGCCCCTACTGCGGCGGGATCGGCTGGGTCGACGCCGACCGAGGCCGCGGGGAACTGGCCGTCGGTATCCGCACCTTCTGGATCGACAGGTCGGCGGGGCTCCTCAGATTCGGCACGGGGGCGGGAATCACCTGGGGTTCGGAGCCCGAGCGGGAGTGGCGGGAAACCGAGCTGAAGGCGCGAAGGCTGCTTTCCATAGCGTCGAGTACCGAAGAAATCAGGTCTGGCTCACGGAATGAAGAACTGAAACGATCTAGCCACGTAGGCTGA
- a CDS encoding LacI family DNA-binding transcriptional regulator: MGRSGRVTLTDVAKASGVSRATVSFVLNDDPRQTISAATRERVMEAARDLGYVAHGIARALREGSSRIVVLNVDWGMEGNFSRSYVRGLDEELAEHGHILLVRHGHSIPEATQQVLDTIAPRAVLRLGEAYLRGQEPTEEDWESGFAANAALQIGYLAERGHTRLAMGMTDREYPLTEARLGFAQEAARRLGLPPLERFVVPRPRQAGAAAVGTFLAAHTDVTALAAFDDDIALRAMTALSDLGLRVPEDMAVIGFDETEYGSLSTPALTTVHIDAEILGRIAARNALGIDPGELTPPPGTIVARESA, from the coding sequence ATGGGCCGTTCCGGCCGAGTGACGTTGACCGACGTGGCGAAGGCGTCCGGCGTGTCGAGGGCCACGGTGAGTTTCGTGCTGAACGACGACCCACGGCAGACGATCTCGGCGGCCACCCGCGAGCGCGTCATGGAGGCCGCCCGGGACCTGGGTTACGTCGCGCACGGCATCGCCCGCGCGCTGCGCGAGGGCTCGTCGCGCATCGTGGTGCTCAACGTCGACTGGGGCATGGAGGGCAACTTCTCCCGGAGCTACGTCCGGGGCCTGGACGAGGAACTGGCCGAGCACGGCCACATCCTCCTGGTCCGGCACGGCCACTCGATCCCGGAGGCCACGCAGCAGGTGCTGGACACCATCGCCCCGAGGGCGGTGCTGCGGCTCGGCGAGGCCTACCTGCGGGGACAGGAGCCGACCGAGGAGGACTGGGAGAGCGGGTTCGCCGCCAACGCCGCGCTGCAGATCGGATACCTCGCCGAACGCGGGCACACCCGGCTCGCGATGGGCATGACCGACCGCGAGTACCCGCTGACCGAGGCCCGGCTCGGATTCGCCCAGGAGGCCGCCCGGCGGCTGGGACTTCCGCCCCTGGAGCGTTTCGTCGTGCCGCGGCCCCGTCAGGCCGGCGCCGCCGCGGTCGGGACGTTCCTCGCCGCCCACACGGACGTGACCGCCCTGGCCGCCTTCGACGACGACATCGCGCTGCGCGCCATGACGGCCCTGAGCGACCTCGGGCTGCGGGTGCCCGAGGACATGGCGGTGATCGGCTTCGACGAGACGGAGTACGGCTCCCTGTCGACCCCCGCGCTCACCACGGTCCACATCGACGCCGAAATCCTCGGACGGATCGCGGCCCGCAACGCCCTCGGCATCGACCCGGGCGAACTGACGCCCCCGCCGGGCACGATCGTGGCCCGCGAGTCGGCGTGA
- a CDS encoding TetR/AcrR family transcriptional regulator: MPRQRRTGSYAVGRARQDAILDTATERFAETGYHRTSMARIAADVGLSEPGLRHHFPTKKHLLVAVAGRRFDLLATWAGEAPRPDDGTRPFRVMLSITERMVTQPGLIELFVLMSAEAAAPASPAHDLYATHYGQVVRAVAGELRSTAEQGFLRADIDYEAVARRYIAMSDGLQLQWVLSGGTLDLVGLMRGYLEQLALTLQTSPVPLDLTPVV, translated from the coding sequence ATGCCGAGGCAGAGAAGAACCGGAAGCTACGCGGTGGGCCGTGCCCGGCAGGACGCCATCCTGGACACCGCCACCGAGCGTTTCGCCGAGACCGGCTATCACCGCACGTCGATGGCCCGGATCGCGGCGGACGTCGGCCTCAGCGAGCCCGGGCTGCGGCATCACTTCCCCACCAAGAAGCACCTGCTCGTCGCGGTCGCCGGCCGCCGCTTCGACCTGCTCGCCACCTGGGCGGGGGAAGCGCCCCGGCCCGATGACGGCACCCGCCCCTTCCGTGTGATGCTGAGCATCACGGAGCGAATGGTCACCCAACCGGGGCTCATCGAGCTGTTCGTCCTGATGTCTGCGGAGGCCGCCGCCCCGGCCAGCCCCGCTCACGACCTGTACGCCACCCACTACGGCCAAGTGGTGCGGGCGGTCGCCGGAGAACTCCGCAGCACCGCCGAACAGGGCTTCCTCAGGGCCGACATCGACTATGAGGCCGTCGCCCGGCGCTATATCGCCATGAGCGACGGACTGCAGCTGCAGTGGGTACTGAGCGGAGGCACGCTCGACCTCGTCGGACTCATGCGCGGCTATCTCGAACAGCTCGCCCTGACCCTGCAGACCTCGCCGGTCCCTCTCGACCTGACTCCTGTTGTCTGA
- a CDS encoding glycoside hydrolase family 78 protein has protein sequence MPQHQWTAQVIAAPSASPAAGTSDAPGPGTLLRTGFTVRGPIRAARMLITALGVYETELNGTVVGDVVLAPGWTSYHHRHRYHTFDVTGLLRPGPNAWGAHVADGWYRGLLGFNGGTRKLYGSHTGLLAELHITYADGTTQTVTTGPGWRSGSGPVVATGLYEGETYDARLEQPGWSAPGFDDSAWLPVRVIDGFDASALFPADSPPVRRVEEVVPVGVSRNGQGRTVVDFGQNLVGRLRIRVRGKAGHTVTLRHTEVLESGTPSARSLGGAEATDRYVLRGDAQPEEWEPRFTFHGFRYAELEGWPGELGPGDITAVVLHSDLRRTGWFACSDPALERLHENVVWSMRGNFLDVPTDCPQRDERLGWTGDAQVFAPTAAFLYDVRDFLASWLRDLAAEQAADEGGVPPVMSPAVPLRFQSSPAPSRNRPMAGWGDATVVVPWTLYERYGDAEILRAQYPSMRGWVDTVDAVAGPGHVWGEGFQFGDWLDPTAPPSMPPKSSTSGPLVATAYFAHSARLLARTAEALEEKEDAARYHALADSVREAFRDRFHRGGGLLHEETQTAYALALCFRLIDDDVERERAGEQLAALVAGRGHRIGTGFLGTPLICDALTDTGHADTAYRLLTQRECPSWLYQVYSGATTIWERWDAVLPDGSLNPSPLNSLNHYSYGAVADWLHRTVAGLAPAEPGYRRIRVRPLPGGGITWADAAHETPYGRAESSWRIENGELRLDVLVPDGATATVELPGSAPAETGPGRHSFRTPWPTTAEDLR, from the coding sequence ATGCCCCAGCACCAGTGGACCGCACAGGTCATCGCCGCCCCGTCGGCTTCCCCGGCCGCCGGCACCTCCGACGCACCAGGACCCGGCACACTGCTGCGCACCGGTTTCACCGTGCGCGGGCCAATACGCGCCGCCCGCATGCTGATCACGGCCCTGGGCGTGTACGAGACGGAGCTGAACGGCACGGTCGTCGGCGACGTCGTGCTGGCCCCCGGCTGGACCAGCTATCACCATCGGCACCGCTACCACACGTTCGACGTCACCGGTCTGCTGCGGCCGGGCCCCAACGCCTGGGGCGCCCACGTGGCCGACGGCTGGTACCGCGGGCTGCTCGGCTTCAACGGCGGCACCCGGAAGCTGTACGGCTCGCACACCGGCCTGCTCGCGGAACTCCACATCACCTACGCCGACGGGACCACCCAGACCGTCACCACCGGCCCCGGCTGGCGCTCCGGCAGCGGACCGGTCGTCGCGACCGGGCTGTACGAGGGGGAGACGTACGACGCCCGCCTCGAACAGCCCGGTTGGAGCGCGCCGGGATTCGACGACTCCGCCTGGCTGCCGGTGCGCGTCATCGACGGCTTCGACGCGTCCGCCCTCTTCCCCGCCGACAGCCCGCCGGTCCGCCGGGTCGAGGAGGTCGTACCGGTCGGCGTGAGCAGGAACGGCCAGGGACGCACCGTGGTCGACTTCGGGCAGAACCTGGTCGGACGGCTGCGCATCCGGGTCCGCGGCAAGGCCGGCCACACCGTCACCCTGCGCCACACGGAGGTCCTGGAGAGCGGGACGCCCTCCGCCCGCTCACTGGGAGGCGCCGAGGCCACCGACCGCTATGTCCTGCGGGGCGACGCGCAGCCGGAGGAGTGGGAGCCCCGCTTCACCTTCCACGGCTTCCGCTACGCCGAACTCGAAGGCTGGCCTGGTGAGTTGGGCCCCGGGGACATCACCGCCGTGGTCCTGCACAGCGACCTGCGCCGCACCGGCTGGTTCGCCTGCTCCGACCCTGCCCTGGAACGGCTGCACGAGAACGTCGTGTGGAGCATGCGCGGCAACTTCCTCGACGTGCCCACCGACTGCCCGCAGCGCGACGAGCGGCTGGGCTGGACCGGCGACGCCCAGGTCTTCGCCCCCACCGCCGCCTTCCTGTACGACGTCCGGGACTTCCTCGCCTCCTGGCTGCGGGACCTGGCCGCCGAACAGGCCGCGGACGAGGGCGGTGTACCGCCCGTGATGAGCCCCGCCGTTCCGCTGCGCTTCCAGAGCTCCCCGGCGCCCAGCCGCAACCGGCCCATGGCCGGCTGGGGCGACGCGACCGTCGTCGTCCCATGGACCCTGTACGAGCGGTACGGCGACGCCGAGATCCTGCGTGCCCAGTACCCGTCCATGCGCGGCTGGGTCGACACCGTGGACGCGGTCGCCGGACCGGGTCATGTGTGGGGCGAGGGCTTCCAGTTCGGCGACTGGCTCGACCCGACCGCGCCACCGTCGATGCCACCGAAGTCGAGCACCTCCGGACCGCTGGTCGCCACCGCCTACTTCGCGCACTCGGCCCGGCTGCTGGCCCGTACCGCGGAGGCGCTGGAGGAGAAGGAGGACGCCGCCCGCTATCACGCGCTGGCCGACTCGGTGCGCGAGGCGTTCCGGGACCGCTTCCATCGCGGCGGCGGCCTCCTCCACGAGGAGACCCAGACCGCGTACGCGCTGGCGCTGTGCTTCCGGCTGATCGACGACGACGTCGAACGCGAGCGAGCCGGTGAGCAGTTGGCCGCCCTCGTCGCCGGACGCGGACACCGCATCGGCACCGGCTTCCTCGGGACCCCGCTGATCTGCGACGCGCTCACCGACACCGGCCACGCCGACACCGCCTACCGGCTACTGACCCAACGCGAGTGCCCCTCCTGGCTGTACCAGGTGTACAGCGGCGCCACCACGATCTGGGAACGCTGGGACGCCGTACTGCCCGACGGCAGCCTCAACCCCTCACCCCTGAACTCCCTCAACCACTACTCCTACGGGGCGGTCGCCGACTGGCTTCACCGCACCGTCGCGGGACTGGCGCCCGCCGAGCCCGGCTACCGCCGGATCCGGGTCCGCCCGCTCCCCGGGGGCGGCATCACCTGGGCCGACGCGGCACACGAGACGCCGTACGGCCGCGCGGAGTCCTCGTGGCGGATCGAGAACGGTGAACTGCGGCTGGACGTCCTCGTACCGGACGGCGCCACAGCCACCGTGGAACTGCCCGGCAGCGCGCCGGCCGAGACAGGTCCTGGCCGGCACTCCTTCCGCACCCCCTGGCCCACCACCGCAGAGGACCTCCGATGA